The following are from one region of the Rhipicephalus microplus isolate Deutch F79 chromosome 1, USDA_Rmic, whole genome shotgun sequence genome:
- the LOC142801487 gene encoding uncharacterized protein LOC142801487 isoform X1: MPSGGPSYGSYCCVSWCFNNGRTHKKPGTSFFRVSRDGRMKAWMQYAGRDDLLSKPASLLYATYRVCSDHFTAQSFMDPGHTRLTRMAVPSVQPAAPCSLSVASSSDCDMAAEAPLQGPAIEASKSGSHTLRCPDEQGAFSVAISFFFLPKLTVDQTSAGGSSLVAGERISADFVLPEKTLTSRSAVTKGTCVTGRSQDCSDSTVRGTEQASQDPPEDVSANSSTPECPRENVRSCVPATMSPSMKYKQTIKNLQAKVAAQRKTIKRLQRQPHQAPSSTSKALEVIRLHVTEEVFKLFSAHVRLRPKRKGKRFPVWFKKFALHLNFRGPRAYRFLAPYFYLPSRRSLRRWLANVKMTPGIIPGILFSIATNT, from the exons atgccgtccggcggtccaagctacggcagctactgctgtgtatcgtggtgcttcaacaatggcagaacccacaagaagcctgggacgagtttcttccgcgtatcacgggacggcag gatgaaagcatggatgcagtatgctggacgcgatgatctcctgagtaagccggccagcctattgtacgcaacgtacagggtttgtagcgaccattttactgctcaaagtttcatggaccctgggcacacaaggcttacaagaatggctgttcccagtgtgcaaccagctgcaccat gttctctgagcgtcgcttcaagtagtgactgtgacatggctgcagaagctccactgcaag gacctgcgatagaggcttcaaaaagcggctcccacacattgaggtgccccgatgaacagggtgcgttcagtgtcgcgatttcttttttttttttacccaaattgactgttgaccaaacctctgcaggtggcagctcccttgtagctggtgaaagaatttctgctgatttcgtcttgccggagaaaaccttaaccagtcgttcagctgtcacaaaaggaacttgtgtgaccg gccgctcgcaagattgttccgacagcactgtccgaggcactgaacaagcttcacaagaccctccagaagacgtctccgccaacagctccacgcctgagtgccctagagaaaatg tgcgttcctgtgtgccagcgacaatgtctccatcaatgaagtacaagcaaaccattaaaaatctgcaagccaaagtagcagcacagcggaaaactatcaaaagactgcagagacagcctcaccaagcaccgtcatcgacttcgaaggcccttgaagttatccgactgcacgtcaccgaggaggtttttaaacttttttctgcacatgttcgcttgaggcccaaacgcaagggcaagcggtttcccgtgtggttcaagaaattcgctcttcacttaaacttccgaggtccgcgagcataccgatttctggctccatatttttatttgccctcccggcgttcattaaggaggtggctagctaatgtaaagatgactccaggcataattccaggaatccttttttccattgcaacaaatacttaa
- the LOC142801487 gene encoding uncharacterized protein LOC142801487 isoform X2 has protein sequence MPSGGPSYGSYCCVSWCFNNGRTHKKPGTSFFRVSRDGRMKAWMQYAGRDDLLSKPASLLYATYRVCSDHFTAQSFMDPGHTRLTRMAVPSVQPAAPCSLSVASSSDCDMAAEAPLQGPAIEASKSGSHTLRCPDEQGGSSLVAGERISADFVLPEKTLTSRSAVTKGTCVTGRSQDCSDSTVRGTEQASQDPPEDVSANSSTPECPRENVRSCVPATMSPSMKYKQTIKNLQAKVAAQRKTIKRLQRQPHQAPSSTSKALEVIRLHVTEEVFKLFSAHVRLRPKRKGKRFPVWFKKFALHLNFRGPRAYRFLAPYFYLPSRRSLRRWLANVKMTPGIIPGILFSIATNT, from the exons atgccgtccggcggtccaagctacggcagctactgctgtgtatcgtggtgcttcaacaatggcagaacccacaagaagcctgggacgagtttcttccgcgtatcacgggacggcag gatgaaagcatggatgcagtatgctggacgcgatgatctcctgagtaagccggccagcctattgtacgcaacgtacagggtttgtagcgaccattttactgctcaaagtttcatggaccctgggcacacaaggcttacaagaatggctgttcccagtgtgcaaccagctgcaccat gttctctgagcgtcgcttcaagtagtgactgtgacatggctgcagaagctccactgcaag gacctgcgatagaggcttcaaaaagcggctcccacacattgaggtgccccgatgaacagg gtggcagctcccttgtagctggtgaaagaatttctgctgatttcgtcttgccggagaaaaccttaaccagtcgttcagctgtcacaaaaggaacttgtgtgaccg gccgctcgcaagattgttccgacagcactgtccgaggcactgaacaagcttcacaagaccctccagaagacgtctccgccaacagctccacgcctgagtgccctagagaaaatg tgcgttcctgtgtgccagcgacaatgtctccatcaatgaagtacaagcaaaccattaaaaatctgcaagccaaagtagcagcacagcggaaaactatcaaaagactgcagagacagcctcaccaagcaccgtcatcgacttcgaaggcccttgaagttatccgactgcacgtcaccgaggaggtttttaaacttttttctgcacatgttcgcttgaggcccaaacgcaagggcaagcggtttcccgtgtggttcaagaaattcgctcttcacttaaacttccgaggtccgcgagcataccgatttctggctccatatttttatttgccctcccggcgttcattaaggaggtggctagctaatgtaaagatgactccaggcataattccaggaatccttttttccattgcaacaaatacttaa